The Blastocatellia bacterium genome has a window encoding:
- a CDS encoding acyl-CoA dehydrogenase family protein yields MEFGLTEEQQHIKRTIHEFAEAEIKPHVMQWDESQHFPRELIPKLAELGLLGVIFPEDYGGAGLGLIEYCLVVEELARVDPSVALSVAAHVGLSAKHIFLAGTDEQKRKHLTPLARGEKLGAWALTESSSGSDAANMRTTAVKQNGMWVLNGSKNFITHASYADTYVIMAVTDRSQGQRGISAFIVERGTPGLMPGRKENKLGMRASDTAALVLEECRVPDENLLGQLNSGFIDSLRVLDGGRIAIGALAVGLAQGALEAALRYARERVAFGRAIAEFQAIQFKLADMSTQIEAARLLTLQAAYLAQQGKPFKKAASMAKLFASEMAVRVAEEAIQIYGGYGYIKDYPVEKYWRDAKLLTIGEGTSEVQRMVIARELLRQ; encoded by the coding sequence ATGGAATTTGGGTTGACGGAAGAACAACAACACATCAAGCGCACGATCCACGAATTTGCTGAAGCTGAGATCAAGCCTCACGTGATGCAGTGGGATGAGTCTCAGCATTTTCCTCGCGAACTGATTCCCAAGCTGGCCGAGTTGGGTTTATTAGGCGTCATCTTTCCGGAGGATTATGGCGGCGCTGGACTGGGGCTGATTGAGTATTGCTTGGTCGTTGAAGAGCTGGCGCGGGTTGATCCTTCGGTGGCATTGTCGGTCGCAGCCCATGTTGGGTTGAGCGCCAAACATATTTTTCTGGCCGGCACAGATGAGCAGAAGCGGAAGCACCTGACGCCGCTGGCGCGCGGCGAGAAGTTAGGCGCGTGGGCCTTGACCGAGTCGTCCAGTGGCAGCGATGCCGCCAACATGAGAACGACCGCCGTCAAGCAAAATGGTATGTGGGTGTTGAACGGTTCCAAGAATTTTATTACTCACGCCAGCTATGCCGACACCTATGTGATTATGGCGGTGACCGATCGCTCGCAAGGGCAGCGGGGCATTTCTGCGTTCATCGTGGAGCGCGGCACACCGGGGCTGATGCCGGGTCGCAAGGAGAATAAACTGGGCATGCGGGCCAGCGATACGGCGGCGCTTGTTTTAGAGGAGTGTCGCGTCCCGGATGAGAACTTGCTGGGTCAACTCAACAGTGGGTTCATTGATTCGCTGCGGGTGTTGGACGGTGGACGAATCGCGATTGGCGCGCTGGCCGTCGGATTAGCGCAAGGAGCGTTGGAAGCTGCATTACGCTATGCGCGGGAGCGTGTGGCCTTCGGTCGGGCGATTGCTGAGTTTCAAGCGATTCAGTTCAAGCTGGCTGACATGAGCACGCAGATCGAAGCGGCGCGGCTGTTGACACTGCAGGCAGCTTATCTGGCGCAGCAGGGCAAACCGTTCAAGAAGGCTGCTTCGATGGCCAAGTTATTCGCCTCGGAAATGGCTGTGCGCGTCGCTGAAGAGGCCATTCAAATCTACGGTGGCTACGGGTACATCAAAGACTACCCGGTAGAAAAATACTGGCGCGACGCCAAGCTGCTCACCATTGGCGAAGGAACAAGCGAGGTGCAACGGATGGTCATTGCCCGCGAGCTGTTAAGGCAGTAA